The sequence AATCAAGCGGATGTAGCTTTTGTGCGCACCGGAGTTTTAGAAAATTTTGTAAAACGGCATGGGTTTAAACAAGACGTCTTCAAAATACTTAACGAGCAGACTATCGAGCATTTTCCGTTTGCGCTTTCAACCCCACTCTATCCCGAATGGCCACTGGCCGCCATGACGCATGTCAATGAACAACAAGCAGGTGAATTAACCAGTCTTTTGCTATCAATTCCCTTTAACCATGAAAGTCTTGCTCGGGCAGGCATTTATGGGTTTACCATTCCTGCTGATTATGAACCCGTCAGAAACCTAATGCGCAGTTTACGCGTTGCTCCTTATGACACCAGCGCGCCAGTTTATTGGCATGATATTTGGCAAGCCCATCAAACCACGATTTCTATTCTCGCCGTTGCTAGCTTGGTGATCTTATTGCTCGCAACGCTGATTACGATGACTAACATGCGATTGAAAACTGTGGTCAACCATCTCACTGAGCGCGAACAAGCACTGGAAGTGGCAGCAGTTGCATTTAAGACTCAAGAGGCGATCCTTATTACCGATAGTAATGAAAAAATCATTAGCGTGAACCCAGCCTTTACACGTATCACTGGCTATAAAGCTGAAGAAGTGCTTGGATTAACACCCCGAGTTTTAAGCTCTGGTCGGCATAGCGCTGAGTTTTACGAGAAAATGTGGCTGGCTATTAAAGATGACGGTGGTTGGCAAGGTGAAATTTGGAATAAGCGTAAAAATGGAGAGGTATTTCCAGAACTGCAAACCATTACCGCGATCAAAAATAACAATAGTGAAGTGACCCATTACCTCTCTACCTTTAGTGATATTACTAATCGTAAAAAAGATGAAGAGCAAATTCATAGCCTAGCTTTTTTTGACCCTCTGACGGGCCTAGCAAATCGTCGACTGCTTGAAGACCATATTAAACAAGCCATGGCAAGTAGCCGCCGTAATAAAAGCCACATGGCACTTATGTTTATTGATCTAGACAACTTTAAAACAATTAATGACACCTTAGGGCACAAGTATGGCGATGAAATTCTTAAGCAAGTCGCTAGCCGTTTAGTGAACTGTGTACGGGATGGCGATACTGTTGCTCGTCCAGGTGGGGATGAGTTCATTATTCTATTAGAAGGCTTGGCAACAGAACTGGATCTTGCTTCACAGCAAGCCAAAACGGTAGCTGAAAAATTAGTCGATTTATCTCATCAGCCATACATGCTTATAGATAAGTCCTATGTCATGACTGCGAGTATCGGCATTAGCTTGTTTAATGGTAACGAGCAAAACTATGATGAATTATTAAAACGATCGGACTTAGCCATGTACAAGGCTAAAGAAGAAGGCCGCAATCGTTTTATGTTTTTTGATCATAGCATTCAGGAATCGATTAATAAGCGTCTGCAAATTGAAACGGATCTAAGATTAGCGATTGTCCGCGATGAGTTTGAGCTACACTATCAACCCAAATATAACACTGACTACAAACTAGTCGGTTATGAAGGCTTAATTCGTTGGCCTCACCCTGCCAAAGGACTCATTTCGCCCGCTGAGTTTATTCCCGTTTGTGAAGAAACCAATTTAATTTTGCCGATTGGTTACTGGGTTATCGATGTAGCCTGTCAACGTCTATTAATGTGGCAACAAGACTCAACTAAACAACATCTCACTATTGCAATCAACATTAGCAATATTCAATTTAAACAAAAAGATTTTGTAGAGCAATTCAAAATTCGTACGCGAGGCTATGAAAGTATTATTCATAAACTTGAATTTGAGCTCACGGAAAGCCTGCTAATGAAGGATATTCAAGACAGTATCGAAAAAATGCAACAACTTAATAAATTAGGCATAAGGTTTGCGCTCGATGACTTTGGTACAGGCTATTCGTCACTGAGCTATCTGAAAAACCTGCCACTTAGCGCGTTAAAAATTGATCAATCCTTTGTTCGTGATATGCTAATTGATTCAAACGATGCAGCGATTGTCAAAACCGTCATTGCGCTAGCAAAAACCTTAAATCTTCAGGTCATTGCTGAAGGTGTGGAAAATAACAAGCAAGCCACCATGCTGAAACATTTAGGATGTGACCTATTTCAAGGTTATTATTTTGGCCGGCCTTCACTGATAGATGATACGAAAGATGAATAATCAATGATCAAATGTCTGAAAAAACATACTGCTCTAGCTACTTGCTTGTTACTAAGCCTAGTAATAAGCACTCAAACGCAAGGTGCTAACAATCAAGCGACGCCACAGTTAGTGCTAGGGGTGCAAACTTTTCAAGACAAAAGTAAAACACTCAATGAATGGACCCCTATTGTTGCACACCTTAACCAACAGCTTCACTCCGTACAACTCGACCTCCAAGTTTATTTTTTAGATGAATTAAACACTGCCGTTAGGGATAAAAAAGTCGACCTAATCTTCTCTAATCCTCAAGCTTACATTAATCTTGCGGTTACCCAAGGTCTTTCAAGCCCGCTTGCCAGTCTGATGACTCTCGTTGATCACCAACCTATTCGTGTTTTTGGCGGTGTCATCGCCACTCGATCCGATTATGATCACATCAACGATTACAAAGACATCCGTAGAAGAATCATTGCTGCACCAAGCATAGATGGTTTCGGCGGCTACTTGATGCAAAAACGAGAGCTTCAAAATCATGGTATTCAAATCTACCCTTTTCAAGTTCTGACTACTGGCTCACAAGACTTGGCGATTTCAGCCCTGCTAGATGGCCAAGCTGAGATCGCATTTGTTCGAACAGGGGTTTTAGAATCCTTAACAAAAGATGGCCGAATTCAAAAGGGTCAAATTAAAGTCCTCGGCCAAAAGGACGCGCCTAATTTTCCACTTGCCCTCTCTACGCAACTTTATCCGGAGTGGCCACTCAGTGCATTGGATCATGTTGATATGTTTCATGCGTCAGAAATAACAGGCGCATTCTTAGGCATTCCTTATGGGCATCCTGTCTTAGAGGCCGCTAATCTTTATGGCTTTAGTATTCCAACCGATTACGAGCAAATTAGACAACTTATGATGGAGCTTAATGTTCCGCCCTATGAAAAAACCAACACCATATTACTGAACTCTTTTATCAATCAGCATCGCATGGCGGTGCATGTTGGTCTGGTCGCTATGGTGTTATTTATTATCATGCTCGGCGTGATTTTATTCTTTAACTACCGCCTCAAACGCAGCAATGAACAACTGATTGAACGCGATGAAGATTTGCGCATTGCTGCGGTAGCGTTTGAAACCCAAAAAGCCGTTGTCATAACCGACAAATTTGAACAAATTATTCGCGTAAACTATGCCTTCTCTGAAATAACGGGATTCAGTAATGACGAAGTCATGGGGCAAACCCCTGGAATCCTTCGCTCAAGAAAACATAATCAAAATTTCTACGCCAAAATTTGGCCCAAAATTTTAGCCGATGGCAGTTGGCAAGGTGAAATTTGTAATCGACGCAAAAATGGTGAACTCTATCCAACCTTTCAAGTTATCAATGCTATCAAAAATGATCAAAATGAAATTACTCATTTTTTGTTTGCTTTTAACGACATTTCTGAGCAGAAACGCAACGAGCGTAATATTTACGAAATGGCGTTTTATGATCCATTAACCGGCCTCGCAAACCGCCGTTTACTAGAAAACCACATTACTAAAGCCTTGGCCGCTGCCGAGCGTCATCATCATTATTGTGCATTGATGTTTATTGACCTAGACCACTTCAAAAATTTAAATGATTCACTCGGTCACAATTTTGGCGATGAACTGCTTAAACGTGTTGCTGCAAGATTAGAACGCTGTGTACGCAAAGAAGATATTGTCGCCAGGCCTGGTGGTGATGAATTTATTATCTTGATGGAAAATCTCAGTACCGATGAAAGTGAAGCGGCCAATCAAGCCTTAGCGATTGCTAATAAAATTATTGAACAATGTAATCGCGCCTACACGCTGTCAGGTAACCGCTACACTATCACGGCCAGCTTAGGTATTCACTTGTTTAGTTCTGGAGATCACACATCAATTGAGCTCATGAAACGTTCGGATCTCGCTATGTATCAAGCCAAGGAGCAAGGTCGCAATTCTGTTCGCTTCTTTGATCCAGATATGGAGAAAAAGGTTGAAAACCGCAGTCAACTTGAACACGATCTTCGCCAAGCTATTGATAATAGAGAATTTTTACTCTTTTACCAAAAAAAGGTTAATGCTCAAGAAGAACTACAAGGCTATGAAGCCCTTATTCGCTGGCCCCACCCTGAAAAAAACATGATCTCGCCTGCAGACTTTATCCCTGTTGCAGAAGAAACCGGATTAATTATACCTATCGGAGATTGGGTGCTAGAACAGGCTTGTCAAACTTTACAACAATTTCAACAAAATAAAGACACCCAGCATTTAAACCTATCAGTTAATGTCAGCGTAAAACAATTTAGACAGGCTGATTTTGTGCCCAAAATTATTGCTAAAATTAATCATTACAATATAGATTCTTCCAAACTTGAGTTGGAA comes from Thiomicrospira aerophila AL3 and encodes:
- a CDS encoding EAL domain-containing protein; this translates as MMRKLIVLILTSLVWVSSVSAAAKEQTVIGLLAFQPADQVKENWQSIIDKLNHELTSSQFSLQVYNYEQLNLAVAKREVDFVLTNSGHYIEINHQYGLSSPLVTMIAAHNHTPVRGFGGVIVTKSDRTDIQQLAELQNLRIATSSRQSLGGYMMQVFEMKRAGIASPRATNIIETDMPHENALFALMDNQADVAFVRTGVLENFVKRHGFKQDVFKILNEQTIEHFPFALSTPLYPEWPLAAMTHVNEQQAGELTSLLLSIPFNHESLARAGIYGFTIPADYEPVRNLMRSLRVAPYDTSAPVYWHDIWQAHQTTISILAVASLVILLLATLITMTNMRLKTVVNHLTEREQALEVAAVAFKTQEAILITDSNEKIISVNPAFTRITGYKAEEVLGLTPRVLSSGRHSAEFYEKMWLAIKDDGGWQGEIWNKRKNGEVFPELQTITAIKNNNSEVTHYLSTFSDITNRKKDEEQIHSLAFFDPLTGLANRRLLEDHIKQAMASSRRNKSHMALMFIDLDNFKTINDTLGHKYGDEILKQVASRLVNCVRDGDTVARPGGDEFIILLEGLATELDLASQQAKTVAEKLVDLSHQPYMLIDKSYVMTASIGISLFNGNEQNYDELLKRSDLAMYKAKEEGRNRFMFFDHSIQESINKRLQIETDLRLAIVRDEFELHYQPKYNTDYKLVGYEGLIRWPHPAKGLISPAEFIPVCEETNLILPIGYWVIDVACQRLLMWQQDSTKQHLTIAINISNIQFKQKDFVEQFKIRTRGYESIIHKLEFELTESLLMKDIQDSIEKMQQLNKLGIRFALDDFGTGYSSLSYLKNLPLSALKIDQSFVRDMLIDSNDAAIVKTVIALAKTLNLQVIAEGVENNKQATMLKHLGCDLFQGYYFGRPSLIDDTKDE
- a CDS encoding EAL domain-containing protein; translated protein: MIKCLKKHTALATCLLLSLVISTQTQGANNQATPQLVLGVQTFQDKSKTLNEWTPIVAHLNQQLHSVQLDLQVYFLDELNTAVRDKKVDLIFSNPQAYINLAVTQGLSSPLASLMTLVDHQPIRVFGGVIATRSDYDHINDYKDIRRRIIAAPSIDGFGGYLMQKRELQNHGIQIYPFQVLTTGSQDLAISALLDGQAEIAFVRTGVLESLTKDGRIQKGQIKVLGQKDAPNFPLALSTQLYPEWPLSALDHVDMFHASEITGAFLGIPYGHPVLEAANLYGFSIPTDYEQIRQLMMELNVPPYEKTNTILLNSFINQHRMAVHVGLVAMVLFIIMLGVILFFNYRLKRSNEQLIERDEDLRIAAVAFETQKAVVITDKFEQIIRVNYAFSEITGFSNDEVMGQTPGILRSRKHNQNFYAKIWPKILADGSWQGEICNRRKNGELYPTFQVINAIKNDQNEITHFLFAFNDISEQKRNERNIYEMAFYDPLTGLANRRLLENHITKALAAAERHHHYCALMFIDLDHFKNLNDSLGHNFGDELLKRVAARLERCVRKEDIVARPGGDEFIILMENLSTDESEAANQALAIANKIIEQCNRAYTLSGNRYTITASLGIHLFSSGDHTSIELMKRSDLAMYQAKEQGRNSVRFFDPDMEKKVENRSQLEHDLRQAIDNREFLLFYQKKVNAQEELQGYEALIRWPHPEKNMISPADFIPVAEETGLIIPIGDWVLEQACQTLQQFQQNKDTQHLNLSVNVSVKQFRQADFVPKIIAKINHYNIDSSKLELEITESMLMDNLEDTVTKMKELKTIGLAFSLDDFGTGYSSLSYLKNLPLSTLKVDKSFVRDMLIDKEDAAIVETIIALAKTLKLQVIAEGVEQIEQVDTLKKLGCDLFQGFLYSKPQPLE